In Candidatus Eremiobacteraceae bacterium, the genomic stretch TGCGGCACTTGCGCACAAGCAATCAACTCGCCGGCCTGCTGCACACGGTGAACGTGTTCGAAGACAAGGATTTCCAGAGCAAGCTCACGTGGCTCCGCGACGAATTCCCCGCCAAGATGAAGGACGCGAAGTTCCTCGCCGAACTGCGCTATCCGGGTTCGCTCAGCAGAACCGATCACCCTGAGCTCGCGATCGCCGATCTGTGGGAACAGACCGGAGTTTACATCAAGTATGGCCTCGTGAGTGAAGATGCGTTCATGGATCTCGTCGGCGGCAGCGTCCTCCAGTTGTGGAACGCGGTCGCCGATGCGATCAAGATCCGTCGCGAGGTCACTAGCGATGCCGCCTACGAGAACTTCGAATACGTCGCCGCTCGCGCGCTCGAATGGAGAAAACGCCATCTGACGAACTACCCGCCGAATGCGCCGAAACTGCTGCCGAGATCCGGCTCGTGAAGACGATCCGCTTGTGCACCGGTCTACTGCGGCGCGGGAACGACGTGCTGCTCGTCCGTTGCCGCTATGACGGCGAGCCGCAGCCGCTGTGGGTGCTGCCGGGCGGCCGCCAAGAAGACGGCGAGACGATCGCACAGGCCGTCATCCGCGAGTTCGGCGAAGAGACGTCGCTCGCGGTGCAGATCGACGGACTCGCGTACGTGAGCGAGTCGATCGACGTTCGCCGCGGGTTGCACGTCGTCAACTGCACGTTCTGGGTGAGCGAACGCGACGCGAGCGCCCCTAAGCCGCTGCCGCGCGACAAGAAAGTCGTCGAGGTGCGCTTCGTGCGCGCCGCCGAGGCGCCGGCGCTCCTAGCCGCCGATGTCTTGCGCGTTCCCGTCGCGGCGGCGCTGAGCGGCGACCCGCACCCGCGCTACTTCGCTTTCGCGGCTTCCGACGTCGCTGTGCCGTTCTTCGGTCGGACCGGCTGACCGAGGGTGGGCCACATCATCGATCCGCCGGAGCGCGTCGAGGGGAAATTCGTCGCCGTGTTCTTGCAGACCGACATCGCCGATGAGCTCGCGATCTCATTCCTCCGTGACAACGGCATCGATGCGCGCCCGTTTCCGGTGATGGGCGACATCGCGTTCGAAGGTTTCGGCGGCCTCGCTGGGGGCGCATCGATGTTCGGCGGTCAGGCGCTCGTGTGCGTGCCCGAAAGCGACGCCGACGAGGCGCTCGACCTGCTCGAATTCGATTCGGGCCTCGTCGACTACGACGATGACGACGACGCCGGCAAGCGCGACGATGGCTGATATCAGCAACGACTTCGCATGGTCGTGGTCGCGCCACAAGATCTTCTACGATTGCGCGCGCAAACTCTATTGGCAATACTATGGAAGCTGGGGCGGTTGGGACGAGGAGGCGCCCGAAAGCGCCGCGCTCGCGTATCGGTTGAAGCAGCTGAAAAGCGTGTCGATGCTCGTCGGTCAGACGCTCCACGAAGTGGTCCGGGATAGATTGCGCATGCGCCCGGCCGCGGGCGGAGCGGTGCCGGCCCAGCAGATCCGCGATGAGGTCGAAAGGCGTGTGCTCAAACGCATGCGCGAGTCGCGCAACCGGGACTGGGAGCGTTATCACGACCCGAAGCGGTACGCGATCCTCTTCGAGGACTACTACGGTCCGGGCATCGACGAGCGTCAACGCGATGAAGCCTTGGAACTCGTCCGCGATTGCACCGCCGGCCTAGCTTCGAACATCTATGCTCGGCGCG encodes the following:
- a CDS encoding DUF4760 domain-containing protein, encoding MTLELINALAAVGTFLVIAVSAIAAFVQLRHLRTSNQLAGLLHTVNVFEDKDFQSKLTWLRDEFPAKMKDAKFLAELRYPGSLSRTDHPELAIADLWEQTGVYIKYGLVSEDAFMDLVGGSVLQLWNAVADAIKIRREVTSDAAYENFEYVAARALEWRKRHLTNYPPNAPKLLPRSGS
- a CDS encoding NUDIX hydrolase, whose translation is MKTIRLCTGLLRRGNDVLLVRCRYDGEPQPLWVLPGGRQEDGETIAQAVIREFGEETSLAVQIDGLAYVSESIDVRRGLHVVNCTFWVSERDASAPKPLPRDKKVVEVRFVRAAEAPALLAADVLRVPVAAALSGDPHPRYFAFAASDVAVPFFGRTG